In Bactrocera oleae isolate idBacOlea1 chromosome 3, idBacOlea1, whole genome shotgun sequence, a genomic segment contains:
- the okr gene encoding DNA repair and recombination protein RAD54-like: MNGNTGNVVVCRQYKNKVIQILSKMRRSLAPSQNRSVKLRPSCDFTPPLQNKRIRSCKEQLDRTQKQITRIVPLSEYELAIAKVLSRPFKVPIADFVPDYNGGNRCLGMRRSNARKALHDPQACNALVLYTPPNYTEHERVTMDSNKIQVHVVVDPLLSNILRPHQREGVRFMYECVEGYRGTFNGCIMADEMGLGKTLQCVTLVWTLLRQGPYCKPTISKTIVVSPSSLVKNWEKEFNKWLHGRLHCLAIEGGSKEDTIRALEQFIVDSGQRCGTPVLLISYETFRIYAHILCRNEMGMVICDEGHRLKNSDNLTYQALMGLKTKRRVLLSGTPIQNDLTEYFSLVNFVNPEMLGSAADFKRNFENPILRGQNADSTDKERERAVEKTQELIRLVNTCIIRRTNQILTKYLPVKFEMVICAKLTDTQMNLYRNFIKSDKIRRSLADCNEKATLTALADITTLKKLCSHPDLIYEKVLARENGFENSHDLFPANYNPKEFSPEMSGKFMLLDFMLASIRTNSDDKVVLISNYTQTLELFEKLARKRKYSYVRLDGSMTIKKRSKVVDKFNDPESDCFLFMLSSKAGGCGLNLIGANRLFMFDPDWNPANDEQAMARVWRDGQKKPCYIYRLVATGSIEEKILQRQTHKKSLSSTIIDNNESNEKHFTREDLKDLFRYEADILSDTHIKLKCKRCVNNIQMQPPPEDSDCTVHLSQWYHCSNNKGLPDSILSQAWLSSKCVSFVFHHRSQGEVKIKDCLEKENISDHCKNAKNNSNHDECEDTDSDYEPDDPTDFDYS; the protein is encoded by the exons ATGAATGGAAATACTGGCAACGTTGTTGTATGCCGCcaatataaaaacaaagttaTTCAAATCCTAAGTAAAATG CGACGTAGCTTGGCTCCTAGCCAAAATCGATCTGTTAAACTACGTCCAAGTTGTGATTTTACGCCGCCCCttcaaaataaaagaattcGTAGTTGTAAAGAGCAGCTTGAtcgaacacaaaaacaaattacacgGATTGTACCATTAAGTGAATATGAGCTCGCTATTGCTAAAGTGCTTTCGCGTCCATTCAAAGTTCCTATTGCTGATTTTGTGCCAGATTACAATGGAGGTAACCGATGTCTCGGCATGCGGCGTAGCAATGCGCGAAAAGCATTACACGACCCACAAGCATGTAATGCTTTAGTCCTGTATACACCACCAAACTATACAGAGCATGAACGTGTCACAATGGATTCGAACAAAATTCAGGTGCATGTCGTTGTTGATCCCCTATTGAGCAATATTCTGAGGCCACATCAACGTGAGGGAGTACGTTTTATGTATGAATGCGTAGAAGGCTATCGGGGAACATTCAATGGTTGTATAATGGCCGATGAAATGGGGTTGGGTAAAACCTTACAATGCGTTACGTTGGTTTGGACGTTACTGCGGCAAGGTCCCTATTGTAAACCTACTATTTCTAAGACAATTGTCGTATCTCCGTCCTCATTGGTGAAAAATTGGGAAAAAGAGTTTAATAAATGGTTACACGGACGCTTGCATTGTCTTGCAATTGAAGGTGGTTCAAAAGAAGATACCATACGCGCTCTGGAACAATTCATAGTTGATAGTGGTCAACGCTGTGGTACCCCAGTACTTTTGATAAGTTATGAGACGTTTCGTATCTATGCACATATACTGTGTAGAAACGAAATGGGTATGGTTATTTGTGATGAAGGGCATCGCTTGAAGAATAGTGACAATTTAACTTATCAAGCGCTAATGGGATTAAAGACGAAACGACGAGTTTTGCTTTCAGGAACACCAATACAAAACGACCTTACAGAATATTTCAgtttagttaattttgtaaATCCAGAAATGTTGGGCTCAGCCGCCGATTTCaaaagaaatttcgaaaatcCTATATTACGTGGTCAAAATGCAGATTCCACAGATAAAGAGCGTGAACGAGCTGTAGAGAAAACACAAGAACTAATTCGCCTGGTGAATACATGTATTATACGACGCACCAATCAGatacttacaaaatatttaccAGTTAAGTTTGAAATGGTAATCTGTGCTAAACTAACTGATACGCAAATGAATTTGtatagaaattttataaagtctgACAAAATCAGAAGAAGCTTAGCcg ATTGCAATGAAAAGGCTACATTAACGGCGCTCGCTGATATTACTACCTTGAAAAAGCTATGCAGTCATCCGGATcttatttatgaaaaagttttggCACGCGAAAACGGATTTGAAAACTCACATGATTTGTTTCCCGCAAATTATAACCCCAA AGAATTCAGTCCTGAGATGAGTGGCAAGTTTATGCTGCTTGACTTTATGTTGGCTTCAATACGTACTAATAGTGATGACAAAGTGGTGCTTATATCGAATTATACGCAAACGTTGGAATTATTTGAGAAACTAGCACGAAAAAG AAAATACAGCTATGTCCGGCTCGATGGTTCTATGACAATAAAGAAGCGCAGCAAAGTGGTGGATAAATTTAATGATCCTGAATCTGACTGTTTTCTCTTCATGTTGAGTTCGAAAGCTGGTGGTTGTGGCTTGAATTTAATCGGTGCTAATCGCCTCTTCATGTTCGATCCCGATTGGAACCCCGCAAACGATGAGCAGGCAATGGCTCGGGTTTGGCGTGATGGTCAAAAAAAGCCATGCTATATATATCGTTTGGTAGCC ACTGGCTCGATTGAAGAGAAAATTTTGCAACGTCAGACTCATAAAAAATCATTATCTAGCACAATAATTGATAATAATGAAAGCAATGAGAAACATTTCACACGTGAAGATCTTAAGGATCTTTTCCGTTACGAAGCTGATATCTTGTCCGATACGCATATTAA ATTAAAGTGTAAACGTTGTGtcaataatatacaaatgcaaCCGCCGCCTGAAGATAGCGACTGCACTGTACATTTATCACAATGGTATCACTGTTCCAACAACAAAGGACTGCCAGACAGTATTTTATCACAGGCATGGCTCTCAAGTAAATGCGTCTCCTTTGTCTTCCATCATCGGTCGCAAGGTGAGGTAAAAATTAAAGATTGCTTGGAAAAGGAAAATATATCGGATCATTGCAAAAATgccaaaaacaatagcaatcaTGACGAGTGTGAGGATACTGATTCTGACTATGAACCGGATGACCCAACTGATTTTGATTACTCGTAG
- the Bem46 gene encoding protein ABHD13 isoform X1 → MSQEFGGVPIALPRSRSIYAVSVAVLLAFLLFYYYYGSLLTVVLLFTITSFGFYYLQDMLLYHPDLPANSRIYVPIPKMHNLPHESVSIHTPDKVTLHAFWVSQPKERSKAVPTFVYFHGNAGNMGHRMQNVWGIFNHLHCNILMIDYRGYGFSTGVPSEKGLSTDARAVIDYLYTRNDLDQTKIVLFGRSLGGAVVIDVAADTVYSQKIMCAIVENTFTSIPEMAVELVHPSANLIPRCCFKNKYLSSWKIGKCSVPFLFISGLADNLVPPRMMRTLYMKCGSEQKRILEFIGGAHNDTWIMDGYYQGIHQFLVECQSISTAPLEKPPEKSNVWHEIQDV, encoded by the exons ATGTCGCAAGAATTCGGCGGCGTGCCAATTGCCTTGCCCAGGTCACGCAGCATATATGCCGTATCCGTAGCTGTACTCTTGGCcttcttattattttattactacTATGGAAGTCTTTTAACTGTCGTTTTACTTTTTACTATTACGTCTT TTGGTTTCTATTACTTGCAAGACATGCTCTTATATCATCCTGATCTGCCCGCAAATTCTCGCATTTATGTACCTATACCGAAAATGCATAATCTGCCACATGAGTCAGTCAGTATCCACACACCAGATAAAGTCACATTGCACGCATTTTGGGTGTCTCAGCCAAAGGAACGTTCAAAGGCGGTGCcaacatttgtttattttcatggAAATGCTGGAAATATGGGTCATCGTATGCAAAATGTTTGGGGGATATTTAATCATCTACACTGTAACATATTAATGATAGATTATCGTGGTTATGGCTTTTCAACTGGGGTCCCCTCCGAAAAGGGACTATCAACAGATGCTCGCGCTGTAATAGATTACTTGTATACACGCAACGATTTAGATCAGACAAAGATAGTATTATTCGGTCGTTCATTAGGTGGTGCTGTGGTCATTGATGTAGCCGCTGATACGGTATATAGTCAAAAAATTATGTGTGCAATTGTAGAAAACACATTTACCAGCATACCAGAAATGGCCGTTGAGTTGGTTCATCCATCCGCCAATCTAATACCAAGATGttgctttaaaaataaa TATTTATCTTCATGGAAAATTGGTAAATGTTCAGtaccatttttatttatatcaggTTTGGCAGACAACCTTGTACCTCCACGTATGATGCGCACTTTATATATGAAGTGTGGAAGTGAACAAAAACGCATACTCGAATTCATAGGAGGCGCTCACAATGATACCTGGATAATGGACGG CTACTATCAGGGTATTCATCAATTCCTAGTCGAATGTCAAAGTATTTCAACAGCGCCATTGGAGAAACCACCTGAAAAAAGTAATGTGTGGCATGAAATACAGGATGTTTAG
- the Bem46 gene encoding protein ABHD13 isoform X2, which translates to MLLYHPDLPANSRIYVPIPKMHNLPHESVSIHTPDKVTLHAFWVSQPKERSKAVPTFVYFHGNAGNMGHRMQNVWGIFNHLHCNILMIDYRGYGFSTGVPSEKGLSTDARAVIDYLYTRNDLDQTKIVLFGRSLGGAVVIDVAADTVYSQKIMCAIVENTFTSIPEMAVELVHPSANLIPRCCFKNKYLSSWKIGKCSVPFLFISGLADNLVPPRMMRTLYMKCGSEQKRILEFIGGAHNDTWIMDGYYQGIHQFLVECQSISTAPLEKPPEKSNVWHEIQDV; encoded by the exons ATGCTCTTATATCATCCTGATCTGCCCGCAAATTCTCGCATTTATGTACCTATACCGAAAATGCATAATCTGCCACATGAGTCAGTCAGTATCCACACACCAGATAAAGTCACATTGCACGCATTTTGGGTGTCTCAGCCAAAGGAACGTTCAAAGGCGGTGCcaacatttgtttattttcatggAAATGCTGGAAATATGGGTCATCGTATGCAAAATGTTTGGGGGATATTTAATCATCTACACTGTAACATATTAATGATAGATTATCGTGGTTATGGCTTTTCAACTGGGGTCCCCTCCGAAAAGGGACTATCAACAGATGCTCGCGCTGTAATAGATTACTTGTATACACGCAACGATTTAGATCAGACAAAGATAGTATTATTCGGTCGTTCATTAGGTGGTGCTGTGGTCATTGATGTAGCCGCTGATACGGTATATAGTCAAAAAATTATGTGTGCAATTGTAGAAAACACATTTACCAGCATACCAGAAATGGCCGTTGAGTTGGTTCATCCATCCGCCAATCTAATACCAAGATGttgctttaaaaataaa TATTTATCTTCATGGAAAATTGGTAAATGTTCAGtaccatttttatttatatcaggTTTGGCAGACAACCTTGTACCTCCACGTATGATGCGCACTTTATATATGAAGTGTGGAAGTGAACAAAAACGCATACTCGAATTCATAGGAGGCGCTCACAATGATACCTGGATAATGGACGG CTACTATCAGGGTATTCATCAATTCCTAGTCGAATGTCAAAGTATTTCAACAGCGCCATTGGAGAAACCACCTGAAAAAAGTAATGTGTGGCATGAAATACAGGATGTTTAG